A DNA window from Streptomyces parvus contains the following coding sequences:
- a CDS encoding DLW-39 family protein: MKKLLLVALAAIGGLLVYRQIQADRAEQDLWTEATDSVPAGSGV, from the coding sequence TTCTCCTGGTCGCACTGGCCGCCATCGGCGGGCTCCTCGTGTACCGCCAGATCCAGGCGGATCGCGCCGAGCAGGATCTGTGGACGGAGGCGACCGACTCCGTGCCCGCAGGTTCGGGTGTGTGA